The Flavobacterium commune genome contains the following window.
AGCCAAATAGTTATTGGAACATATAGTAAATGCTATTTTCATATGCTTATTAAACAATTATTTTTCATTATCTAAAAACTCAACTAGCCTTACAAATTTTATATATTTTTCATCTACCAAATATGACAATTCATTTAAAGAATATACAACATTATCCGTTTTTTTTAATTCATCTAATATTAATGGAAGTTCATCGTCTATTTTATTACCATCAGTTTCTATTATACTATAATGCTTATCGTGATGTTTACTCATTTCATAAGTCCAATCTCTAGTATTAAAATTCAAACTATATAATTCCTCTTCAAAAAAATAATCGGATGAATTAAAATCTACACCAGCTAACAAAATCGTCTTGTTTGGATAACAAATGGAAATGTAATTTAAAACAGTTGAAAAACTCCCTTTAAAATGATACAAAGGATCTACTAATGATTTTGACCATTTATTACCTCTTGCTATACTATCCTGTATCCTTATAAATTCAATTTTAGACTCTTTAGACATAAGATTATATCTATTAACCGGATTTATAGTAATGGAATGACTGATATAAAAATTTAACCTATTAAAAGTATCAACATTTATTTTTTTTATAGTAAATCTCCCAATTTTCACTAAATAATGAACTAAAAAAATTTTAAAAAAATTAAAAGCTTTATTAATCCAGAATGCTGCATAATTAGTAAATACAAATCCTTTGTAATTTTCAGAAAGTATAAAAGTCATCTTTTTTAATTTATTTTTCCTGAATAATTTAAAAATATAATTCAACATTCTTATGGATGATTCATCATAATCATCATGAAAATAAACATGACTAGGCTCTATTCCTGCAAGTTCATAAAAAGCAGCAAACTTGTTAATACCTATTTTAACCTCACAAGTATTTAATAATTCACGTTCTGTTTTAGTTAAGTTTAAAATACTTTTACCAGAACCTAAAACCAAAACACAATCTTTTAACATAAACTATTTTAAATTATTTTATAAAAAAACAAGTCAAACTTTAAACAATACTTTGTGTTGTTTTTTTATTCCATATTTGAAAATTACCATCTCTAAGTAATAATTCAAATCCAATACTCTCTAAAATATTTTCACATATTTTTGCTTCCTCTTGAGTTAAAATATTAGCAAACGGATGTACCTCAAGAAATATTCTTTTAAAACTGGAAAGACTTTCTTTAAAGTTTTTAAAAAAATCTAATTCACCCCCTTCAATATCCATAACTAGAGTATTAAATTCTATGTTGTATTTTTTTTTTAAAAAATCAATATCAACCCCATTTACAGTAATTTTATTGGTTGTTTTTCTTTTAGTACTTCCTCCAACAATTAAATTATGAATATAAAAAACGTTTTCTTTTTTTAGTGAAATAATAGAATTTTCTACAAAAAACGAACAATTGTTTTCCTCCCTATTTTTCTTAATCCAATTAATCAATTTAGGATTTGCTTCTAATGTGACT
Protein-coding sequences here:
- a CDS encoding FkbM family methyltransferase, coding for MKTKLFLAGVYFTIFKRNYYSQGIKIHIPFNLTDFKFRGRFVLNQYEVEEAKYLEKYLANDAKVLELGGCIGYVSCLINKILTDKTQQVTLEANPKLINWIKKNREENNCSFFVENSIISLKKENVFYIHNLIVGGSTKRKTTNKITVNGVDIDFLKKKYNIEFNTLVMDIEGGELDFFKNFKESLSSFKRIFLEVHPFANILTQEEAKICENILESIGFELLLRDGNFQIWNKKTTQSIV